A portion of the Salarias fasciatus chromosome 15, fSalaFa1.1, whole genome shotgun sequence genome contains these proteins:
- the LOC115402496 gene encoding myristoylated alanine-rich C-kinase substrate produces the protein MGAQLSKTGGTAGPATEQPGEAAAPPAKTTGQENGHVKSNGDASIAAAENGKQEVQGNGSTTAEELSKEDGLVEEDGGEGEKVEAAAPEEAKTEEAAGSSSSETPKKKKFSFKKSFKLSGFSFKKTKKETGGGSEAEEAPATEGEATPAGEGAPAVRPAEEAQPAGGEAEPAAEPAKVEATLAQAPAELPAAGAELPSPAAGAELPSPGAELPSPAAGAELPSPGAELPSPAAAAELPSPAAGAELPSPAAGAELPAPGAGAGAERPAEEAKEEPEAEEEPTAVAQEPKTEEAPPAAQEAPPAAQEAPPAAQEAPPAAQEAPPAAQEAPPAAQEAPPAAQEAAPAAEEPASATAAEASAE, from the coding sequence GAGAATGGCCATGTCAAATCCAACGGTGACGCCTCCATCgcagcagctgagaatggaaaacaggaagtgcagggCAACGGTAGCACCACAGCCGAGGAACTCTCCAAGGAAGAcgggctggtggaggaggatggtGGTGAGGGGGAGAAAGTAGAGGCTGCGGCCCCCGAAGAGGCCAAGACAGAAGAGGCAGCGGGTTCCAGCAGCAGCGAGACgcccaagaagaagaagttctcCTTCAAGAAGTCCTTCAAGCTCAGCggcttttctttcaaaaagaCCAAGAAAGAGACGGGCGGCGGTtcagaggctgaggaggctccaGCCACGGAGGGGGAGGCCACGCCCGCCGGGGAGGGGGCGCCGGCGGTGAGGCCGGCAGAGGAGGCCCAGCCCGCCGGCGGGGAGGCGGAACCTGCTGCCGAGCCGGCCAAGGTCGAGGCAACGCTGGCACAGGCCCCAGCAGAGCTGCCGGCCGCGGGGGCGGAGCTGCCGTCTCCGGCCGCGGGGGCGGAACTGCCGTCTCCGGGGGCGGAGCTGCCGTCTCCGGCCGCGGGGGCGGAACTGCCGTCTCCGGGGGCGGAGCTGCCGTCTCCGGCCGCGGCGGCGGAGCTGCCGTCTCCGGCCGCGGGGGCGGAGCTGCCGTCTCCGGCCGCGGGGGCGGAGCTGCCGGCtccgggggcgggggcgggggctgAACGTCCCGCCGAAGAGGCTAAAGAGGAGccagaggcggaggaggaaccGACTGCAGTGGCCCAAGAGCCAAAGACGGAAGAGGCCCCCCCGGCGGCCCAGGAGGCCCCCCCGGCGGCCCAGGAGGCCCCCCCGGCGGCCCAGGAGGCCCCCCCGGCGGCCCAGGAGGCCCCCCCGGCAGCCCAGGAGGCCCCCCCGGCAGCCCAGGAGGCCCCCCCGGCAGCCCAGGAGGCGGCGCCGGCAGCCGAGGAACCGGCATCCGCCACTGCCGCCGAGGCTTCTGCTGAGTAA